GTTCGAACCAGCCGTTGTCGGCGGCGAGTTCGAAGTGGTCGGCGGAGTCGTAGAAGGTCCAGGCGAGGTAGCCGCCGACGGCGAGCAGCGCCGCGGCGCCGCACAGCGGACCGACCACCGCGCGCAGGCCCTCCAGCGGGCTGGTGCGCAGCAGGTGGCGGAAGCGGACGGCGGCGGCGACGGCGGTGAGTGCGTAGTACAGCGCGACGATGATGCCGATCGCGTTGACGGCGGCGGAGATGAGGTCGTTGACGGTCGGGATGGCGACCGCGCACAGCGCCAGGGCGACCGCGGCGCCGGTGATCAGCAGGGTGCCCGCGGCGGGCGTGCGGTGGCGGGGGTGCAGGCGGGTCCAGACCGGGCCGAGCACGCCGTCGCGGCCCATCGCGTACAGTCCGCGGGCGGTCGGGATCACTGAGGACTGGAGCGAGGCCACCGCGGAGAACATCAGCGCGATCAGCGGCAGCGCGGCCAGCGGCTGCGAGGCCAACCGGGTCCCGAAGTAGGTCAGCCCGTGCGCGCCGTTGCCCGCCAACTCGTCCAGCGGCAGAACCCGTTGGAAGGCGGTGCCGGCGAGCAGGAACAGCAGCAGCATCACCACCAGGGCGACCGTCCCGGCCCGGGAGGCGTCGCGCGGGCGGCGGACCTCCTCGCCGACGCTGAACACCGACTCGAAGCCCCAGTAGCAGAACACCGCGAGCACCATGCCCTGGGCCAGCGCCTCCAGGGACGGGATCGCGAAGGGGTCGTACCACTGGAGCGAGAACGGCTGGCCGCCGGCGAACAGTCCGTACCCGCAGAAGCCCAGCAGCACGGCGTACTCGAAGACCAGCAGCGCCTTCTGGAGCCGTGCGGCCAGGTCGAGCCCGCGCACCGCGACCAGCGCGGCGCCGACCAGGACGGCCAGACCGATCAAGGTGCACTGGACGGTCGAGTCGGCGTCCAGCCGCAGGCCGGCGACGCTGCGCAGGTGCACCAGGTCGAGGAGTTGGACGATCGACGAGCCGGTGACGGTCGTGGTGTACGCCATGAACACCACCGTGCCGACGGTGTTCACCCAGCCGGTGAGGAAGCCGAGCCAGGGGTTGAGCGTGCGGCCCACCCAGCGGTAGCTGCTGCCGGCGTCCGGTTCGGCGGTGTTCAGCCGGCCGTAGCCGCCGGC
This Streptomyces misionensis DNA region includes the following protein-coding sequences:
- a CDS encoding APC family permease, with protein sequence MHRSLGLLDGVAIAASSTAATSSIGIGLGLMAGVVGLHLPAIMLLAFLPVLAIAGGYGRLNTAEPDAGSSYRWVGRTLNPWLGFLTGWVNTVGTVVFMAYTTTVTGSSIVQLLDLVHLRSVAGLRLDADSTVQCTLIGLAVLVGAALVAVRGLDLAARLQKALLVFEYAVLLGFCGYGLFAGGQPFSLQWYDPFAIPSLEALAQGMVLAVFCYWGFESVFSVGEEVRRPRDASRAGTVALVVMLLLFLLAGTAFQRVLPLDELAGNGAHGLTYFGTRLASQPLAALPLIALMFSAVASLQSSVIPTARGLYAMGRDGVLGPVWTRLHPRHRTPAAGTLLITGAAVALALCAVAIPTVNDLISAAVNAIGIIVALYYALTAVAAAVRFRHLLRTSPLEGLRAVVGPLCGAAALLAVGGYLAWTFYDSADHFELAADNGWFELSVVILMIVSGLPAAAWARWRRRSPYFLGAIR